The segment CATTCGCAGAAACCAGGACTGACCCGTTCCATACGACTCTCCCGATGTCCGCCGTCGCGCTGTTTTCACGCGATCGGCCGAATGGGGAGCGTATCACATCAGTCGCAATTCACAACATCGTCGGCATCGGAAAGCGACGCGACGAAGCGGCTCAATATGTCATGGAGCTGGACCCGATCGTCCTCCGACAGGACGGCGCAGATTTCCGCCATCAATTCCTTGCGAAGCGGTTCGGTGGCGGCGATCGCGCTTTCGCCCAGCGGGGTGATCGCCAGCCGCTTGACCCGCCGGTCCTGCGGATCGGAGGTGCGGACGATCAACTGGTCGCGCTCGAGCGAATCGAGCGACTCGGTCACGGTGCGCGGCGCCAGGTCGAACAGGTCGGCGATGTCGGCGGCGCGCGCCGACCCGCCTGCCTTGCGTATATAGGCGAGCATCTTGGTGCGGGCGAGCGAGGCGCCCTGCTTCGTCATCGCTCGATTCACCCGCCGATGCATCAGCATATAGGCCTTGGCCAGACCCGTGATCAGCTCTTCCTCATCCACTTTCATGAGGAACCTCATAACATGGTATTGCATTATGTTGCAAGTGCGAGCATATGGCCCGCCACAGAATCGAAGATACGGATATCCAGATGAGCAACGACAGCGTGCAGCTCGCCTCTTCCGGGAATGAGGAAGGCAAGGCATCGCCTCTCCAGAACCCGCGCGTGCGGCGGATATTGCTCGTTGCGGTCGCGGTGCTGCTGGTCGGCGCCGTGCTGGGCTTCCTGCGCTACCATCTCTACGGCCGCTACCAGCAGTCGACCAACGACGCCTATGTGCAGGCCGATGCCGTCACCGCCGCGCCGAAGGTGTCGGGCTATGTCGACCAGGTGTTCGTGATCGACAATCAGGACGTGAAGGCGGGGCAGCCGCTGGTCCGCATCGATCCGCGCGACTATCGCGCGCAGGCCGCGCAGTTCCAGGCGCAGATCGACGTCGCCCGCGCCAATGCCGCCGGCGTCGACGCGCAGATGGGCGAGCAGCAGGCCGCGATCGCGCGGGCCGAGGCCGACGTCGCGGCGGCCGCCGCCGATGCCGGCTTCGCCCAGGCCGAATATGTCCGCTACCAGCCGCTCGGCGAAAGCGGCGCGGAGACACGCGAGAAGGTCTCCCAGCTTCGCAACCAGGCCGCGCTCGCCAACGCCAAGCTCGCCGCCGCCAGGGCGTCGCTCGCCAGCGCGCAGCGCCGCGTCGGCACCCTGCGGGCGCAGGTCAGCCAGGCGCAGGCGCAGGGCGAGGCCGCCCGTGCCCAGCTCGCCGCCGCCAACACCAATGTCGAGGCGACGATCGTTCGCGCCTCGGTCGACGGCCGGATCGGCGACAAGACGGTGCGGCAGGGGCAGTTCGTCCAGGCCGGCACCCGGATGATGAGCGTCGTGCCGACCCACGACGTCTATATCGAGGCGAACTTCAAGGAGACGCAACTCGGCCTGATGCGGGTCGGCCAGCCGGTGAAGGTCGAGGTCGATGCGCTGCCCGGCGTCGACATCCCCGGCCGGATCGCCAGCATCTCGCCCGGCACCGGCGCGCAATTCTCGGTGCTGCCGCCGCAGAACGCGACGGGCAACTTCACCAAGATCGTCCAGCGCGTGCCCGTCCGGATCGCGATCAGCCCTGGTCCGGAGACCCGCGCCCTGCTCGTGCCGGGCATGTCGGTCGAGGTGACGGTCGACACGCGCTCGGCCAAGGGCGCCGCCGACCGGGTCCGCGAGGAGCAGGAACGGCACAATGCCCGGGCCGCGCGATGAGCGCGGCCGCCGCTGACGGCCATATGGCGCCGGCGGTGGAGACGCCGGTCGGGCGCGCGGACGCCAGCGCCTGGCTGGCGGTGATCGCCGGCAGCCTCGGTGCGATGATGGCGACGCTCGACGTCTCGATCGTCAACTCGTCGCTGCCCACCATCCAGGGCGAGATCGGCGCCAGCGGCACCGAAGGCACCTGGATCGCGACCGCCTATCTGGTCGCGGAAATCGTCATCATCCCGCTGTCGGCCTGGCTCGAGCGCGTGCTCGGCCTGCGGACACTGCTGATCGTCGCGGCGGCGCTGTTCACCGGCTTCTCGATGATGTGCGGCTTCTCGACCAACCTGACCATGATGATCATCGGCCGGGTGGGGCAGGGCTTCACCGGCGGCGCGCTGATCCCGACCGCGATGACGATCATCGCCACCCGCCTGCCGCGCGAGCAGCAGCCGGTCGGCAACGCCTTGTTCGGGGTGACCGCGATCCTCGGGCCGGTGCTGGGGCCGCTGATCGGCGGCTGGCTGACCGAGAACATCAGCTGGCACTATGCCTTCTTCCTCAACCTGCCGATCGGCATCCTGCTGATCTCGCTGCTGCTGCTGACCATGCCGCACCACAAGGCGCGGCTGGGCGAGCTGCTCCAGGCCGACTGGCTCGGCATCGCCGGACTGATGTTCGGACTCGGCGGCCTGACCGTGGTGCTCGAGGAAGGCCAGCGCGAGCAATGGTTCCAGAGCGACGTGATCGTGAAGGTCTCGATCGTCGCCGCCCTCGGCTTCATCTCGCTGTTCGCGGGGCAGTTCCTCGCGCGCCGTCCGGTGATCAAGCTCAAGCTGCTGCTCGACCGGCAGTTCGGCGCGGTCGCGGTGATGGCGATCGTGATCGGCATGATGCTCTACGGCACCTCCTATGTGATCCCGCAATTCCTGGCCGCGATCGCCGGCTACAACGCGCTGCAATCGGGCAAGATCGTGCTGATCTCGGGGATTCCCAGCCTGTTGCTGATGCCCTTCACGCCGCTGCTGATCCGCTATGTCGACATCCGCATCGCGGTCGGCATCGGCCTGGCGATCATGGCGACGAGCTGCGGCATCGACACCGCGCTCAGCGCCCAGTCGGACGGCGGCTCCTTCGTCGACAGCCAGCTCCTGCGCGGCGTCGGCACGATCATGGCCTTCCTGTTCCTCAACCAGGCGGCGATCGCCTCGGTGAGCGCCAGGGACGTGGGCGATGCCGCCGGCCTGTTCAGCGCGATGCGCAACCTCGGCGGATCGTTCGCGCTTGCCGGCATCGCCATCGTCCAGGACCAGCGCCAATGGCTCCACAACCGTCGGATCGAGGAATCGCTCAACGCCAATTCGGTCGGCCTGCAGGATTATCTGGCGGGCCTGACCCATGCGCTCGGCAATGCCGATGCGGCGCTGCGCACCCTGGCGGGCACGATCCAGCGCGATGCGCTGGTGATGACCTTCAACGATATCTTCTGGCTGATGACGGTCGGCATCGTCTGCGTGATGCCGCTCGTCCTGTTCCTTCGCCCGCTGCCCAAGGGGCAGGCGATCGCGATGCATTGAGGTTGATGATGCGTTCTCCCTTCTGGCTTGTGCCGATGACCCTGCTGGCCGGCTGCACCGTCGGGCCCGATTATCGCGGCCCCGTCTCGGCGGGCGCCGCCCCGCCGCCTGCCGCCTTCGCGCGCGCCGATCGCGACGCCGCCCCGCAGGCGCCCGCCGCTGCGGCCTGGTGGACCGCGCTCGGCGATCCGGTGCTCGACGAGCTCGAGCGGCGCGCGCTGGCGGGCAGCCCCAGCGTCGCGATCGCCCAGGCGCGGCTCAACCAGGCGCGGTCGGCGCTCGGCCTCGAACGCGCCAATTCGCTGCCCAAGGCGAACGCCTCGGCGGTCTATGTCCACGCCCGCGTGCCCGGCGTCGATCTCGGCTCCTCGAACCAGAATGGCGGGACCGGCGGCGGTGGCGGCACGGGCGAGGACCAGGAATCGCTCAACTTCTACAATGTCGGCTTCGACGCGAGCTGGGAGATCGACCTGTTCGGCGGCCAACGCCGCAACCTGGAGGCGGCGCGCGCCTCGCTCGGCGCGGCGGAGGCCAACCTCGCCGACGCGCGGGTCAGCCTCGCCGCCGAGGTCGCCCAGGCCTATGTCGCGCTGCGCGACCGCCAGCACCGACTGGAGCTGGCGCGCGAGTCGGCGGAGAAGCAGCGCGCCATCTACGACCTGACCGCTGAGCGGCGCGACCGGGGCGCGGCCTCCACCCTCGACGTCGAGCGCCAGCGGGGCCAGGTCGAGCAGTCCAACGCGGCGGTGCTGCCGCTCGGTGCCGACTATGACGCCTATCGCAACGCGCTCGCGACGCTGACCGGCGAGGTCCCCGGCGCGCTCGACGATCTGCTCGCCGCTCCGGCGGCGGTGCCGCTGCCCCCGGCCGAGGTGGCGGTTGGCGATCCGGCGGCGCTGCTCCAGCGCCGGCCGGACGTGCGCGCGGCCGAGCGCAAGCTCGCGGCCTCGACCGCGAAGATCGGCGTGGCGAAGGCCGCCGCCTTTCCGCGCCTCAGCTTCCTGGGGCTGATCGGCCTCGGCGGCACCAGCATCGGCGACGTCGTCGATCCCGACAAGCTGGCGGCGGTCGCGGTGCCGCAGTTGAGCTGGAACTTCCTCGACTTCGGCCGCAACGCGGCGCGGGTCGGGCAGGCGGAGGGCGCGCGCGACGAGGCTGCCGCCCAATATCGATCGGCCGTGCTCGTGGCGCTCCGCGATGCCGAGGACGCATTGTCGCGCTACGGCGCCCGCCGCCAGGCGGTCGTCACCGCCGCGCGCAGCAAGGCGTCGGCCGATACCAGCGCGACGCTGGTGCGCCAGCGCTTCGACGCCGGGACCGCGACGCGGATCGAGCTGCTCGACGCCGAACGGCAGCGCATCGCGGCCGACCAGGCGCTGATCCAGGCCAAGGCGCAGATGACCACCGACTTCATCGCCCTCGAAAAGGCGCTCGGCCTCGGCTGGGAGTGATCGCGCCGGTACATTGCGAAAATCAAATGCTGGCGCCATCCGGTTCATAGACAGGCCCGCTACCTGCCTCGCATCGAACGAGGAGATCGGGTTTGGCGGGGCAGCTGATCGTTGCGCGGTCCGGGATCGGAAGCGCGCCGGGCCATCAGGCGTGTGATGGCGAGGCGGTGCCGGCACGGTCGACGGACGCCGTCGCGCCGTTGCCGCGCGTCGCCTTCCTGTTCAACGCCCAGGCGCACCAGATCCTGCACGGCATCACCACCGCCGAGGCGCTCGCGCTGGGCTGGCAGG is part of the Rhizorhabdus wittichii RW1 genome and harbors:
- a CDS encoding transcriptional regulator, MarR family (PFAM: regulatory protein, MarR), with protein sequence MKVDEEELITGLAKAYMLMHRRVNRAMTKQGASLARTKMLAYIRKAGGSARAADIADLFDLAPRTVTESLDSLERDQLIVRTSDPQDRRVKRLAITPLGESAIAATEPLRKELMAEICAVLSEDDRVQLHDILSRFVASLSDADDVVNCD
- a CDS encoding secretion protein HlyD family protein (PFAM: secretion protein HlyD family protein), producing MARHRIEDTDIQMSNDSVQLASSGNEEGKASPLQNPRVRRILLVAVAVLLVGAVLGFLRYHLYGRYQQSTNDAYVQADAVTAAPKVSGYVDQVFVIDNQDVKAGQPLVRIDPRDYRAQAAQFQAQIDVARANAAGVDAQMGEQQAAIARAEADVAAAAADAGFAQAEYVRYQPLGESGAETREKVSQLRNQAALANAKLAAARASLASAQRRVGTLRAQVSQAQAQGEAARAQLAAANTNVEATIVRASVDGRIGDKTVRQGQFVQAGTRMMSVVPTHDVYIEANFKETQLGLMRVGQPVKVEVDALPGVDIPGRIASISPGTGAQFSVLPPQNATGNFTKIVQRVPVRIAISPGPETRALLVPGMSVEVTVDTRSAKGAADRVREEQERHNARAAR
- a CDS encoding drug resistance transporter, EmrB/QacA subfamily (TIGRFAM: drug resistance transporter, EmrB/QacA subfamily~PFAM: major facilitator superfamily MFS_1); translated protein: MSAAAADGHMAPAVETPVGRADASAWLAVIAGSLGAMMATLDVSIVNSSLPTIQGEIGASGTEGTWIATAYLVAEIVIIPLSAWLERVLGLRTLLIVAAALFTGFSMMCGFSTNLTMMIIGRVGQGFTGGALIPTAMTIIATRLPREQQPVGNALFGVTAILGPVLGPLIGGWLTENISWHYAFFLNLPIGILLISLLLLTMPHHKARLGELLQADWLGIAGLMFGLGGLTVVLEEGQREQWFQSDVIVKVSIVAALGFISLFAGQFLARRPVIKLKLLLDRQFGAVAVMAIVIGMMLYGTSYVIPQFLAAIAGYNALQSGKIVLISGIPSLLLMPFTPLLIRYVDIRIAVGIGLAIMATSCGIDTALSAQSDGGSFVDSQLLRGVGTIMAFLFLNQAAIASVSARDVGDAAGLFSAMRNLGGSFALAGIAIVQDQRQWLHNRRIEESLNANSVGLQDYLAGLTHALGNADAALRTLAGTIQRDALVMTFNDIFWLMTVGIVCVMPLVLFLRPLPKGQAIAMH
- a CDS encoding RND efflux system, outer membrane lipoprotein, NodT family (TIGRFAM: RND efflux system, outer membrane lipoprotein, NodT family~PFAM: outer membrane efflux protein) gives rise to the protein MRSPFWLVPMTLLAGCTVGPDYRGPVSAGAAPPPAAFARADRDAAPQAPAAAAWWTALGDPVLDELERRALAGSPSVAIAQARLNQARSALGLERANSLPKANASAVYVHARVPGVDLGSSNQNGGTGGGGGTGEDQESLNFYNVGFDASWEIDLFGGQRRNLEAARASLGAAEANLADARVSLAAEVAQAYVALRDRQHRLELARESAEKQRAIYDLTAERRDRGAASTLDVERQRGQVEQSNAAVLPLGADYDAYRNALATLTGEVPGALDDLLAAPAAVPLPPAEVAVGDPAALLQRRPDVRAAERKLAASTAKIGVAKAAAFPRLSFLGLIGLGGTSIGDVVDPDKLAAVAVPQLSWNFLDFGRNAARVGQAEGARDEAAAQYRSAVLVALRDAEDALSRYGARRQAVVTAARSKASADTSATLVRQRFDAGTATRIELLDAERQRIAADQALIQAKAQMTTDFIALEKALGLGWE